GAGGTCCAGTAAGGTTAGTAGTTCCACAAATGTATGCGTACAAATCAGTGAAATGGCTGCAAGCTATAGAATTAATTGAAGAGGAATATATGGGATACTGGGAAGTACGTGGGTACGAAAATGATGCATGGGTAAAGGGGAGAGCTTGATTTAATCAAGCTCTTTCCTCATTAAATTCAGATGTTGTAGACTGCCAACTAATTCATTCAATTGTAAAATTATGCTATAACTAGTTCACTTATGTAATGTAATATCATTTCTCCTCAATATTACCCTAAAAAACAATGATTTCTCCAGAGTAAAAAGTGGAGAAATTTTGTACTTTATAAGTAAATTGATTACGTTTTGGGGAGGTAGTGATATAATGAAAGATCAAAATGAAAAAACACATCTATTTCAAAAAGTCGGATTGGAAGGAGACGAAGTTCATATTTTACAGAAAAAAAAACCAACACAACCACAGGAAAGAATGGTGATTTTGGATATACTAAGAGGTTTTGCAATTTTAGGAATCCTAATATCTAATATGCCATATTTTCAGTCACCTCAGATATATAATGATTTATTAGTGGATAAGATTTGGATTCACGCTTGGGATCCATATATAGATAAGTTGTATGTGGCATTCATCAAAGGAAAGTTTTATACAATGTTTTCCTTTTTATTTGGTCTGGGTTTTATTTTATTTATACAACGAGCAGAGAGGTCAATAAATAAACCTCGAATTTTATTTGCACGCAGAATGTTGGTTTTATTAGGGATTGGTATTATTCATGCGATTTTTATATGGTGGGGAGATATTCTTGTTATCTATGCTCTAATTGGATTTATCTTATTGTTTTTTTATAAATCTTCTCCAAAAGTGCTTTTAACATGGGCAATTGGTTTAGTCACTGTTTATAATGTTTTAAATTACTTGTTAGTAAGTCTTATCGTTCCAAAGGAGAACGCAGTTGATACAGGAAGTATCACACATGCATCAAACGGAATATTGGAAAATATGAGGTCTTCATTAAATCATTATGGAGAAGGGACTTTAACTGAAATTATATTACAAAATATCAATGACTGGTTATATATTTTTCCTTCTAGTATCATCTCTGCATTGTTTCTGATTTTACCTATGTTTTTATTAGGAGCTTATTTTGGAAAGCGGAGTATTTTTGTTAGGTTGAATGAACATCTTTCCCTTTTTAAAAAAATATGGATTTGGAGTCTGATATTTGGATTTACATTACAGATGGTGAAATTGTGGGCATCTAATTATTTAACTACAAATCCAGAATCAATATACAGTTTTTGGTATTTTGTAGGGGTTACAATTGGAGATCCTCTAGTTTGTTTCTTTTACCTTACATCTATTGTATTATTATTTCAGAAACAGGTTTTTAAAAATCTATTTACACATATCAGTAGAGTTGGTCGAATGGCATTAAGTCATTATCTATTTCAATCTGTTATTTGTTCCTTTATTTTCTATAATATTGGATTAGGTCTATATGGTGACATAGGATTTGGTTTGGGACTATTAATAGCTTTAATCATTTATAGCCTACAGCTTTGGTTTAGCTTCATTTGGTTCAAAAAATATCAATACGGCCCACTAGAGTGGATATGGAGAATGTTAACTTATGGTAGTAAAATCAGAATAAATAGGGGAAAATAGGTTTTTAAATGGACTTTCATACTTACATTAGGAGGAAATCAGATGAGTTACAAACGTATAGCGTTAATCGTATTAGATAGTGTAGGCATTGGAGAAATGCCAGATGCAGAACAATTTGGCGATAAAGGTGCACACACTCTGCAACATATAGCTGAACAAGTACCCTCTTTTTCTATTCCGAATATGGAGAAGTTTGGCATAGGGAACATAGCTCAAATGAAAGGAATTAAAGCAGTATCAAATCCATTGGCACACTACGGGAAAATGGAGGAAGCATCTGTTGGAAAAGATACCATGACAGGTCATTGGGAAATTATGGGTCTGAAAGTAACCATCCCTTTTAAAACGTATCCAGAAGGTTTTCCAGAGGAATTATTAAAACAATTTGAAGAAAAAACAGGAAGAAAAGTCATTGGTAATAAACCAGCTTCTGGTACTGAAATATTGGATGAATTAGGCGAGCAACAAATGAAGGAAGGAGCTTGGATTGTTTATACTTCTGCAGACAGTGTATTTCAAATTGCTGCTCATGAGGATGTAGTTCCATTAGAGGAACTATACAAAGCTTGTGAGATTGCAAGAGAGTTGACTTTACAAGAAGAATTTGTGGTTGGAAGAGTTATTGCCCGTCCGTACATAGGCGAACCAGGTAATTTTAAACGTACTGCCAATCGTCACGACTATGCACTTAAACCACCTGCACGTACAGTAATGAATGAGTTAAAAGATGCTAATAAAGACAGTATAGCGATTGGGAAAATAAATGATATTTTTTCTGGTGAAGGTGTGACCGAATCTTATCCTACAAAAAGCAATCTAGATGGCATACAACGTACAATTGAAGTATTAAAAAAGGATTTTAATGGTATGGTATTTACAAATTTAGTTGATTTTGACTCACTTTATGGACATAGACGAGATCCTGCTGGTTATGCCAAAGCGCTGGAGGAATTTGATACGTATTTACCACAAATCATGGACGAAATTGGAGAGGAAGATTTGTTGATTATAACAGCAGATCATGGAAACGATCCTGTTCATCATGGTACTGATCATACTAGAGAATACGTACCATTATTAATGTGGAATCCTACATTTTCAGCAGGTAAATCTCTAGGTATACGCTCAACATTTTCGGATATAGGTGCTTCAGTAGCAGAAAATTTTAATGTTAAAAAACCAGAAAACGGAAGATCGTTTTTAAATGATTTGAAAGATTAAAAATAAAATCTATTATGAATTATGAGGTGTATAGCTATGAGTAATGAAATAAGAAATTTTAGTAGTGAATATATTAAAGAATCAGCAAACTTTATTAAAGGAAAACTAAAACAAGCACCGGAAGTTGGACTTATTCTAGGTTCTGGATTAGGCGTGCTTGCAGATCAAATTGAATCTGCTACGGAGATTCCTTATGAAGAAATTCCTCATTTTCCTGTGTCAACAGTTGAAGGTCATGACGGGAAGTTAGTTATAGGTTTATTGGAAGGTAAAAACGTTCTTATGATGAAAGGCCGCTTTCACTTATATGAAGGGTATACTGATGAAGTAGTAACATTTCCAATTAGAGTCATGAAAGAGTTAGGGATAAAGACACTTGTTGTGACGAATGCTGCGGGGGGAGTTAATACTTCATTTGAACCAGGTAATCTTATGTTAATTGAAGACCATATTAACTTTACAGGCAAAAATCCGCTGATTGGACCAAATGATAATGAATTAGGAGCAAGATTCCCTGACATGTCTGAAGCTTATAGTAAAAGGTTAAGAGCTATTGGAGAGTCAGTTGCAAGTGATTTACAAATTAATATACAACAAGGTGTTTATATCGGCTTACTTGGCCCATCCTATGAAACTCCAGCTGAAATTCGTATGCTCCGTATATTAGGTGCTGACGCAGTTGGAATGTCCACAGTTCCAGAAGTGATAGCTGCTAGACATGCAGGAATTGAGGTGCTTGGTATTTCCTGTATTAGTAATATGGCTGCAGGAATTTTAGATCAACCATTATCTCATGATGAAGTAATGGAAACAACTGAAAAAGTAAAAGAACAGTTTTTAGGGTTAGTTAAAGGTATCCTTCCTAAATTGTAAAAGAAATAAAGTTAAGAAGAAGATAAATTCCCTCAAAATGACCAAAAATAAAATTTAAATGCAACTTTTTACATGGAAAAATCGTACAATTATAATAAGAGAAATAGATATCTCATAAAAGGTGTATTTTCTAAAAATATAAAGATGCAATTTATAATTGTAAAACCTGGTTATGGAGAGGGAGACAATGGGAAATAATGAAGTTGAAGAAAACAAGGGCAATGGAAAAAAGATTAAATATAAAAAGATAATTTATGTTCTAATTTTAGTTTTAATGATAAGTTTAATTGGCTGGTGGTTATATCCTGCACAAGAAACAAAATCACCTCAAACTCAACCAGGAGTTGTAGGAGGTTCAATGGGAACCCTTCCCCTACCTTTTCCTTTTCCAACAGATGAGCCACTTCCAAACAACCACCCAATACAATCAGAAGAAAATTTGGATGTATTTGAATCAAGTAACATCATCTATGATGGAAGTGCTACTTATTTCCGGAATGAATTAGATGATTGGAAACTATACGTTTTACAAAATGGAGAGCAAGAACCAAAAAAAGTAATTGATGAAGCAGTTTATTTTATGACTAAAGTAGAACAGAAAATACTTTATACACAATCAAACGAGCTTGGTATCTACATGATAGATACAGATGGATCGAATAAAGAAAAATTAACAGGTGATTCCACCCATCAGTTTATCGTACAAGGTTCATGGGTTTATTATGTCAATGCTTCAGATCAGAATAGACTAACCAAAGTTAGGTTAGATGGAACTGATAAAGTAGTATTATCTGAAGATGAAATACACAGCTTTTTGATTCAAGAAAATTGGATCTATTATGTAAACCGTTCATATGAATTAAATTTATATAAGATGAAAACAGACGGTTCCTCTAAGTTGTTAGTTTCAAGGGATTCTGTCACTAATCTTAAAATGTTAGATGATTGGATTTATTATTTGTTTGAAAACAATATTTATAAAATAAATACGGATGGATTGGAGCTTGATATAGTTTCTAATGAATACATTCAGTTTTTCCAAATCTCCCAAGACTGGATTTATTATCGTACAGAAGGAGTCGGAGGGAATTTATGGAGAATGAAACTTGATGGTACGAATAAGGAGCAAATATCTATATCAGGATATGATCTTGATTTTATAGAAATTTGGGACGATTGGGTATTTTACTATAGCGCTTTCCTAAATAAAGAACTGTTTATTTTAGATGAAGAAACTAAAAAAATATCAGAAATGGACTTAAGTAACTTGTTTTTACAAAACAATAGGTTATTTTATTTAGATAATAATGATTTTAATAAATTATATCAAATGGATTTAAACGGTGAAAATATAAAGAAAATAGTTGATTCAACCGTTACAGAATATGAAGTTTTCCAAAATAAGATATACTACAGAAATGCACTGGATGAAAACAAGCTGTATGAGAAGGAATTATTGGGTGAAAATAATGTAAGAGTAATTGATCAGAGGTTATTGCAATATGAGATCTACAATGATCAGCTGTATTTTATTGAAGACAGTGAACAACAGCGATTGTTCCAATATGGTTTGGAAACTAAACAATTGACTAAACTTACAGATGAACAGATTTATCAATTTTATATCTTAGATGAAAGAATTTTTTATTCTTCCCAAGAGGGTTCAAACATAGTAGATTTGGATGGAACTAATTTGCTTAAATTAACAAGTGACTTGGAGAATCCTAAGATTTTAGGCGATTGGATTTATTATGTTGGATATGATGAACATGAAAATTTATATCGTATAAAACTAGATGGAAGTGAGCAGACCAAGCTCACTACTGTAAACACAAATAATTACATGATTTTAAACGACTGGATTTATTATATTGAAGATTGGAAGCTGCATAAAATAAAACTGGATGGCTCCGAAAAAGTAAAAATAAGTGATCAAAATGTTAATTTATTATTATCAATTGAAAACGATTGGATATATGCCTCATCTTCTTTAAGTGCGAGTCCTATTAGTGTTTATACAACGGTATTTAAAGTGAAAACTAATGGAAAATCATATGAAGAGCTTATCAATGGATATATTCAAGATTTAGAAATTACAGATGAAGGTGTTTTATTATTTACA
The window above is part of the Chengkuizengella sp. SCS-71B genome. Proteins encoded here:
- a CDS encoding DUF418 domain-containing protein, which gives rise to MKDQNEKTHLFQKVGLEGDEVHILQKKKPTQPQERMVILDILRGFAILGILISNMPYFQSPQIYNDLLVDKIWIHAWDPYIDKLYVAFIKGKFYTMFSFLFGLGFILFIQRAERSINKPRILFARRMLVLLGIGIIHAIFIWWGDILVIYALIGFILLFFYKSSPKVLLTWAIGLVTVYNVLNYLLVSLIVPKENAVDTGSITHASNGILENMRSSLNHYGEGTLTEIILQNINDWLYIFPSSIISALFLILPMFLLGAYFGKRSIFVRLNEHLSLFKKIWIWSLIFGFTLQMVKLWASNYLTTNPESIYSFWYFVGVTIGDPLVCFFYLTSIVLLFQKQVFKNLFTHISRVGRMALSHYLFQSVICSFIFYNIGLGLYGDIGFGLGLLIALIIYSLQLWFSFIWFKKYQYGPLEWIWRMLTYGSKIRINRGK
- the deoB gene encoding phosphopentomutase yields the protein MSYKRIALIVLDSVGIGEMPDAEQFGDKGAHTLQHIAEQVPSFSIPNMEKFGIGNIAQMKGIKAVSNPLAHYGKMEEASVGKDTMTGHWEIMGLKVTIPFKTYPEGFPEELLKQFEEKTGRKVIGNKPASGTEILDELGEQQMKEGAWIVYTSADSVFQIAAHEDVVPLEELYKACEIARELTLQEEFVVGRVIARPYIGEPGNFKRTANRHDYALKPPARTVMNELKDANKDSIAIGKINDIFSGEGVTESYPTKSNLDGIQRTIEVLKKDFNGMVFTNLVDFDSLYGHRRDPAGYAKALEEFDTYLPQIMDEIGEEDLLIITADHGNDPVHHGTDHTREYVPLLMWNPTFSAGKSLGIRSTFSDIGASVAENFNVKKPENGRSFLNDLKD
- a CDS encoding purine-nucleoside phosphorylase, which codes for MSNEIRNFSSEYIKESANFIKGKLKQAPEVGLILGSGLGVLADQIESATEIPYEEIPHFPVSTVEGHDGKLVIGLLEGKNVLMMKGRFHLYEGYTDEVVTFPIRVMKELGIKTLVVTNAAGGVNTSFEPGNLMLIEDHINFTGKNPLIGPNDNELGARFPDMSEAYSKRLRAIGESVASDLQINIQQGVYIGLLGPSYETPAEIRMLRILGADAVGMSTVPEVIAARHAGIEVLGISCISNMAAGILDQPLSHDEVMETTEKVKEQFLGLVKGILPKL
- a CDS encoding DUF5050 domain-containing protein; its protein translation is MGNNEVEENKGNGKKIKYKKIIYVLILVLMISLIGWWLYPAQETKSPQTQPGVVGGSMGTLPLPFPFPTDEPLPNNHPIQSEENLDVFESSNIIYDGSATYFRNELDDWKLYVLQNGEQEPKKVIDEAVYFMTKVEQKILYTQSNELGIYMIDTDGSNKEKLTGDSTHQFIVQGSWVYYVNASDQNRLTKVRLDGTDKVVLSEDEIHSFLIQENWIYYVNRSYELNLYKMKTDGSSKLLVSRDSVTNLKMLDDWIYYLFENNIYKINTDGLELDIVSNEYIQFFQISQDWIYYRTEGVGGNLWRMKLDGTNKEQISISGYDLDFIEIWDDWVFYYSAFLNKELFILDEETKKISEMDLSNLFLQNNRLFYLDNNDFNKLYQMDLNGENIKKIVDSTVTEYEVFQNKIYYRNALDENKLYEKELLGENNVRVIDQRLLQYEIYNDQLYFIEDSEQQRLFQYGLETKQLTKLTDEQIYQFYILDERIFYSSQEGSNIVDLDGTNLLKLTSDLENPKILGDWIYYVGYDEHENLYRIKLDGSEQTKLTTVNTNNYMILNDWIYYIEDWKLHKIKLDGSEKVKISDQNVNLLLSIENDWIYASSSLSASPISVYTTVFKVKTNGKSYEELINGYIQDLEITDEGVLLFTENQESYRTFKVKIDGSNESVLFTPTP